A portion of the Bdellovibrio bacteriovorus genome contains these proteins:
- a CDS encoding amidase produces MNELLKLSALELAAKISKKEVSPSEVLETHIARIEEVNPQLNAMVEKDFERARATAEKQTEELTKNNSRLPLFFGVPMTVKEMFAYEGMRRTGGSIHRRHSVSDYDATILSRLKEAGANPMGSTNVPELGFWFETFNPVYGRTNNPYDLTRTCGGSSGGEGALIGAGASPMGIGSDIGGSIRMPAFFCGIAGHKPSRKYLPLTGHFPYTKDGFTNLADEKYPFTSSGPMARKSADLYAMMKVMMGADPLDPATVPADLEEMTQEWAGRKILICPSPSFHLARGTDNELSQVVRNCGKLFEELGADVEELDPRFFVRATELWFAALSSTRNKSFFQTLKGQSESFSFGAEFLKIALGRGDYTLPNLFVAASEAFDLGKKDLSEELAALEKMRLELDEKLGPEGLLLLPPHPRVAPKHRAPLWSPFDFIYTAIFTTTGHPASVVPTGLTPDGLPLGVQIIGPYGKDHLTLSCAEFLESIFGGWVPPTGI; encoded by the coding sequence ATGAATGAGTTATTAAAGCTTTCTGCGCTGGAATTAGCCGCTAAAATCTCTAAAAAAGAAGTCTCTCCTTCGGAAGTTTTAGAAACGCATATTGCGCGCATCGAAGAAGTAAATCCCCAATTAAACGCCATGGTCGAAAAGGATTTCGAGCGCGCGCGAGCGACGGCGGAAAAACAGACCGAAGAACTTACTAAGAATAACTCACGCTTGCCGCTGTTTTTTGGCGTCCCCATGACCGTAAAAGAAATGTTCGCCTATGAAGGCATGCGCCGAACTGGGGGCAGCATTCATCGTCGCCACTCGGTCAGTGACTATGATGCGACGATTTTATCCCGCCTGAAAGAGGCCGGCGCGAACCCCATGGGAAGCACCAACGTCCCTGAATTGGGATTTTGGTTTGAAACTTTCAATCCCGTCTATGGTCGTACCAATAACCCCTATGATCTGACTCGCACATGTGGTGGCAGCAGTGGTGGTGAAGGGGCGCTGATTGGTGCTGGCGCTTCGCCGATGGGTATTGGCAGCGATATCGGCGGCAGCATCCGCATGCCCGCATTTTTTTGCGGGATTGCGGGTCACAAGCCTTCACGTAAGTACTTGCCCCTAACGGGTCACTTTCCCTATACCAAAGACGGATTTACAAACTTAGCCGACGAAAAGTATCCGTTTACTTCAAGCGGCCCCATGGCACGTAAAAGTGCTGATCTGTACGCCATGATGAAAGTGATGATGGGAGCAGACCCCTTAGATCCGGCGACGGTGCCGGCGGATCTAGAAGAGATGACCCAAGAATGGGCCGGCAGAAAAATTCTTATTTGCCCATCCCCTTCTTTTCATTTAGCGCGCGGGACTGATAATGAACTTTCCCAAGTCGTGCGCAACTGCGGAAAGCTTTTTGAAGAACTCGGAGCGGACGTTGAAGAACTCGATCCAAGATTTTTTGTGCGCGCGACCGAACTGTGGTTTGCCGCCTTAAGCTCGACTCGCAATAAAAGTTTCTTTCAAACCCTAAAAGGCCAAAGCGAATCTTTTTCTTTTGGCGCCGAGTTTTTAAAAATCGCTTTGGGACGTGGTGATTACACTTTGCCGAATCTTTTTGTCGCTGCATCTGAGGCTTTTGACTTAGGCAAAAAAGATCTTTCAGAAGAACTCGCGGCGCTAGAAAAAATGCGCTTAGAATTAGATGAAAAACTGGGACCTGAAGGGCTTTTGTTATTACCACCTCACCCGCGCGTAGCGCCAAAGCATCGTGCGCCGCTGTGGTCGCCTTTTGATTTTATTTATACGGCGATTTTTACCACCACGGGGCATCCCGCATCAGTGGTACCAACAGGACTGACTCCGGATGGTTTGCCCTTGGGAGTTCAGATCATCGGGCCCTACGGCAAAGATCATTTAACATTGAGTTGTGCAGAGTTTTTAGAATCAATCTTTGGCGGCTGGGTGCCGCCCACAGGAATTTAA
- a CDS encoding SH3 domain-containing protein produces the protein MNIQMRDLIMKHLLTLLIGLMGSVAFAQGPRTGEAKAGVNFRSGPGMNYRVISGVPKGDFFDILGTRGSWTKVQLSTGQKGYIHSKYVGERADSAEGGYCEECGSGDSRVSKDDHPQTQAQNVLNIVNPASGFGNCITNKIVSAAKWVHKNKYGGRRKGKGKCQYAIRQSLNRAGVWPGGGYGNAKDTIPTMTKMGFKNIYKPGMTPKDAPAGSILVYGPKLKGARCKQSLGNVYGHIELKVNNNSWLYDGNPEFNIQQAYGAKCRPLKGIMIMGNSCPTCSKKLKNACGG, from the coding sequence ATGAATATACAAATGCGCGATCTCATTATGAAACACCTTCTTACTCTTCTTATTGGACTGATGGGATCGGTTGCGTTCGCGCAAGGACCCCGCACTGGCGAAGCCAAAGCCGGGGTGAACTTCCGTTCGGGCCCAGGTATGAATTATCGTGTTATCAGTGGAGTTCCCAAGGGTGATTTTTTTGATATTCTTGGAACCCGTGGTTCGTGGACTAAAGTTCAATTAAGCACGGGTCAAAAAGGTTATATCCACAGCAAGTATGTAGGCGAACGCGCTGATTCGGCTGAAGGTGGATATTGTGAGGAGTGCGGCAGTGGTGATTCCCGCGTAAGTAAAGATGATCATCCGCAAACTCAAGCGCAAAACGTTTTGAATATTGTAAATCCCGCGAGTGGATTTGGAAATTGCATCACTAATAAAATCGTTTCTGCGGCAAAATGGGTTCATAAAAATAAATACGGTGGACGTCGTAAAGGTAAAGGAAAATGCCAGTACGCGATTCGCCAGTCATTAAACCGCGCTGGAGTTTGGCCGGGTGGTGGTTACGGGAATGCGAAAGACACTATTCCAACCATGACCAAAATGGGTTTTAAAAATATTTATAAGCCAGGCATGACTCCGAAAGATGCGCCAGCCGGTTCAATCCTCGTTTACGGTCCGAAATTAAAAGGGGCTCGTTGCAAGCAAAGTCTTGGAAACGTTTACGGCCACATCGAACTAAAGGTGAATAATAACTCTTGGCTTTACGATGGAAATCCGGAATTTAATATCCAACAAGCTTACGGCGCGAAATGCCGCCCTTTAAAAGGCATTATGATTATGGGCAACTCGTGTCCGACGTGCTCTAAAAAATTGAAAAACGCTTGCGGAGGCTAA
- a CDS encoding peptidoglycan DD-metalloendopeptidase family protein, giving the protein MRKLLSIFIIPLLFGVLGMIPQAQAAIEAGDPFLIDAPRGINVRKKPNAKRIGAIPNGHTVFATGPARLHSTGRAGKQYWLPIRYQNESNEWRNGWIYMRYATSSDTTENRATVVKSAETDGVEQALQQRPTFIMERMYPEIESMRLTVNVNTRARLRASPSFQGRILDGIPNDAEVQVIGQPSGQWVPVRVTATGQKGWMHVTGLENEGSLNPLELADRNPVSANDAKKEIDEYAQQVKTEGRAEEVCTTCQNQGQLQKLPVGKTGYSFPVNAAIRSRFGGRKDPFTGRTSNHGGVDFAVRSGTSVGAIRSGTVVQVKNSCRTGDKRCGGGWGNHVIVDHGNGVRSVYAHLSSANVRVGSHVGLGTTIGKSGSTGRSTGPHLHLEMHVNGTKVNPLKYISK; this is encoded by the coding sequence ATGAGAAAGCTTCTTTCTATATTTATTATTCCTCTGCTGTTTGGCGTGTTGGGTATGATCCCTCAAGCCCAAGCTGCGATAGAAGCTGGTGATCCATTCTTAATTGATGCTCCTCGCGGTATTAACGTCAGAAAAAAACCTAATGCCAAACGTATTGGGGCCATTCCTAATGGTCATACGGTATTTGCGACGGGACCGGCGCGATTGCATTCGACGGGACGTGCGGGTAAGCAATACTGGTTGCCCATCCGTTATCAAAATGAATCTAATGAATGGCGTAATGGTTGGATTTACATGCGCTATGCAACCTCCAGTGACACGACGGAAAATCGCGCCACCGTGGTAAAAAGTGCTGAAACCGATGGCGTGGAGCAAGCTCTTCAACAACGACCTACTTTCATCATGGAACGCATGTACCCTGAAATCGAATCCATGCGTCTTACCGTGAACGTAAACACGCGGGCTCGGTTGCGTGCTTCTCCATCGTTTCAAGGTCGCATTTTAGACGGCATTCCGAATGATGCTGAGGTTCAGGTTATTGGTCAGCCCTCAGGACAATGGGTGCCGGTGCGTGTGACCGCGACGGGACAAAAAGGTTGGATGCATGTGACTGGATTAGAAAACGAAGGCAGTTTAAATCCACTAGAGCTGGCGGACCGTAATCCGGTTTCAGCAAATGATGCAAAGAAAGAAATTGATGAATACGCCCAACAGGTAAAAACCGAAGGCCGCGCGGAAGAAGTTTGTACGACTTGCCAAAATCAAGGTCAGTTACAAAAGCTTCCAGTCGGCAAAACAGGATATAGCTTTCCCGTGAACGCAGCCATTCGCTCTCGCTTCGGGGGTCGTAAGGACCCATTTACGGGGCGGACCTCAAATCACGGTGGCGTTGATTTTGCCGTCCGTTCGGGAACATCTGTGGGTGCCATTCGTTCTGGGACCGTGGTTCAAGTAAAGAACTCTTGCCGCACGGGCGATAAGCGCTGTGGCGGCGGTTGGGGCAATCACGTGATCGTTGATCACGGAAATGGTGTAAGAAGCGTTTATGCCCATCTTAGCAGCGCCAATGTTCGCGTTGGCAGCCATGTAGGTCTAGGTACCACGATTGGTAAGTCGGGCAGTACGGGACGCTCTACCGGTCCCCATCTGCATCTGGAAATGCACGTCAATGGGACGAAAGTAAATCCTCTTAAATACATCTCAAAATAA
- a CDS encoding sensor histidine kinase: protein MFQEIFECSPLALILVDCNGKMKYVNREAERLFGYSKNDMQNQNLEMLVPHESRDRHPKLRTGFFENPQSRSMGMGRDLFGVRRDGSKFPIEVGLNPIVSEGETYVVSSILDITSRVKAEEKFRTAVEAAPNGMIMIDEKGVIILANEQAERMFGYTKAELLGQPIEFLVPLETRGRHPAFVKSFMNSPVPRPMGVGRDLFARRKDGSQFPVEIGLRPFAGPEGIFVISSIVDITERVKDRQRLMSRNEELQQFSYRTSHDLKAPLISMRGLAEFILEDAANGDIAEVKKNAEKIIKLSDKLKSLLEDILSLTKADHIEEPAVEISVAEVISTARLKFQGLAKDHDIEIREMLAHSKPLKSQPLLFTQILDNLLSNAIKYVDYKKPTQLVCVRTYSDDHHFYIQVEDNGLGIPAEKQTEVFGMFKRFHKENTEGSGLGLYLVKKLVQKLNGTITFESSPEKTVFFISLPNRG, encoded by the coding sequence TTGTTTCAAGAAATTTTTGAATGTTCGCCCTTAGCGCTTATCTTGGTCGATTGTAATGGCAAGATGAAATACGTCAATCGCGAAGCAGAACGACTTTTTGGATATTCTAAAAACGACATGCAAAATCAGAACTTAGAGATGCTGGTACCCCATGAATCCCGTGACCGGCATCCTAAATTGCGAACGGGCTTTTTTGAAAATCCACAATCTCGTTCGATGGGGATGGGACGAGATCTTTTTGGTGTGCGTCGGGATGGGTCTAAGTTTCCTATTGAAGTTGGATTGAACCCGATTGTATCGGAAGGCGAAACGTATGTGGTAAGTTCCATTTTGGATATTACCTCTCGGGTGAAGGCCGAAGAAAAGTTCCGAACTGCCGTGGAGGCGGCCCCCAACGGCATGATCATGATCGATGAAAAGGGGGTCATCATATTAGCAAATGAACAAGCTGAAAGGATGTTCGGTTATACCAAGGCTGAACTCTTAGGACAGCCCATTGAGTTTTTAGTCCCTCTTGAAACTCGGGGACGTCACCCTGCATTTGTGAAATCATTTATGAACTCACCCGTGCCGCGGCCCATGGGCGTGGGGCGAGATCTTTTTGCTCGTCGTAAAGATGGCAGTCAATTTCCCGTCGAAATTGGTTTACGGCCTTTTGCCGGCCCCGAAGGAATTTTTGTCATCAGTTCTATTGTGGATATCACCGAGCGCGTGAAAGACCGTCAGCGGTTGATGTCCCGTAATGAAGAATTACAGCAGTTTTCGTACCGCACTTCACACGATCTTAAAGCGCCTTTGATTTCGATGCGGGGGCTCGCGGAATTTATTTTGGAGGATGCGGCGAACGGCGATATCGCGGAAGTAAAAAAAAACGCAGAAAAAATCATCAAGCTTTCAGATAAGTTAAAGTCATTGCTTGAAGATATTTTATCTCTTACGAAGGCAGACCATATCGAAGAGCCGGCCGTAGAAATTTCCGTAGCCGAGGTGATATCTACCGCACGGCTGAAATTCCAGGGCCTGGCAAAAGATCATGATATTGAAATTCGAGAGATGCTGGCGCACTCAAAACCTCTGAAATCTCAGCCCTTGTTATTTACACAGATTTTAGACAATCTTCTTTCCAACGCAATTAAGTATGTTGATTACAAAAAACCGACCCAACTCGTTTGTGTCAGAACTTACAGTGATGATCACCATTTTTATATTCAGGTCGAAGATAATGGTTTAGGTATTCCCGCTGAAAAACAAACGGAAGTTTTTGGAATGTTTAAACGTTTCCATAAAGAGAACACCGAAGGCAGTGGCTTAGGGCTTTATCTGGTTAAGAAGCTAGTACAGAAACTCAACGGCACCATCACGTTTGAAAGCTCTCCAGAGAAGACCGTGTTTTTTATATCTTTGCCTAATCGGGGATAA
- a CDS encoding response regulator, whose protein sequence is MKNVLVVDDDETYVYLIERQLRSMDKNLTIKSCGSGKEALEYLEALSVAEKITPDLVMLDLNMPVMGGFDFLEAFDKICKKNCIAVPPPDIWIVTSSDVEGDKERAGDFPFARGYLVKPIGKKDIQHLLQTGS, encoded by the coding sequence ATGAAAAACGTTTTGGTGGTTGATGACGACGAGACGTACGTCTATCTGATAGAGCGGCAACTGCGTTCCATGGATAAGAACTTAACGATTAAAAGTTGCGGCAGTGGCAAAGAGGCGTTGGAATATCTTGAAGCTTTAAGTGTGGCCGAAAAGATAACTCCAGATTTGGTGATGCTTGATTTAAACATGCCTGTGATGGGCGGTTTTGATTTTTTAGAAGCCTTTGATAAAATCTGTAAAAAAAACTGCATTGCGGTGCCGCCCCCGGACATCTGGATTGTCACTTCCTCCGACGTCGAAGGGGACAAAGAAAGAGCCGGTGATTTTCCTTTTGCTCGGGGATATCTAGTAAAACCTATCGGTAAAAAAGATATCCAACATCTTCTGCAAACCGGGAGCTAA
- a CDS encoding ABC transporter permease, whose protein sequence is MTKMSFKLAVSFLSILVILMMVSPWVGTDPLQQNVELILQGPSLQHWFGTDTLGRDLFSRVLLGARISIFVGVVCAIVSAIFGFIYGAIAGWNDGGVDRVLMRVCDILMALPSFILVAVLCLSLNLLLPLEEGIAKALISLCVGICASHWMSMARVSRGMVQEILRKPYIEAAEALGATPWRILKQHVLPNMLSTLLVMMALQVPANILYESFMSFIGLGIHPPFTSWGILVREGWKTLSSFPHLILFPSLILFLTVWSVHIVVDRLRH, encoded by the coding sequence ATGACAAAGATGTCTTTTAAGCTTGCGGTCAGTTTTTTAAGTATCCTTGTCATTTTGATGATGGTGTCTCCGTGGGTGGGGACAGATCCCTTACAACAGAACGTCGAACTTATTTTGCAAGGCCCCAGCCTGCAACATTGGTTTGGTACGGACACCTTGGGGCGCGACCTTTTTTCTCGCGTTTTATTGGGTGCAAGAATTTCTATTTTTGTGGGCGTGGTGTGCGCCATTGTCTCGGCCATTTTTGGTTTTATTTATGGCGCCATCGCCGGATGGAATGACGGTGGGGTGGATCGGGTCCTGATGCGGGTGTGTGATATCTTAATGGCCTTGCCCAGTTTTATTTTGGTGGCGGTGCTCTGTTTGTCACTCAACTTGCTTTTGCCTTTGGAAGAAGGCATCGCTAAAGCATTGATCAGTCTTTGCGTGGGCATCTGTGCGTCTCACTGGATGAGCATGGCGCGCGTCAGTCGGGGCATGGTGCAAGAAATTTTGCGCAAACCTTATATCGAAGCGGCGGAAGCCTTAGGCGCGACTCCGTGGCGCATCTTAAAACAACATGTCTTACCGAATATGTTAAGCACATTGCTGGTCATGATGGCCTTGCAGGTGCCAGCAAACATTCTGTATGAAAGCTTTATGAGCTTTATCGGCCTGGGCATTCATCCACCCTTCACCAGTTGGGGAATCCTAGTGCGCGAAGGGTGGAAGACCTTATCCAGCTTTCCCCACTTGATCTTATTTCCTTCGTTGATTCTTTTTTTAACGGTGTGGAGTGTCCACATTGTGGTTGATCGTTTACGTCACTAG
- a CDS encoding ABC transporter permease: MNQGVLRYVLEKIFETLTSLVFLATLTFFLLKFLPGAPFDEERTLDPAVQAQLRQEWRLDEPWYIQGASYIASVAQGDLGVSMARPDRRVSEILFFSLKNTLTLNAIALLIIVLGALILSVLTMRYRGSWFEGATDQVLIALIALPSLFWGPLLIYFFGFYFNLLPVALLLTPWHYILPVITLSARPLASLTRLLKNSLEENERFDYVRTAKAKGLSPWRVLIHHVLRNSMIPFLSYLGPLCVSILSGSVLVEMLFAIPGLGTEFLSAINDRDYTLIAGATFFYGFFLITINSLLDLLVKVIDPRLREKA; encoded by the coding sequence TTGAACCAAGGTGTTTTGCGGTACGTGCTAGAAAAAATCTTTGAAACGTTAACGTCGCTGGTGTTCCTAGCGACGTTAACGTTTTTCCTGCTTAAGTTTTTACCTGGTGCTCCTTTTGATGAGGAACGAACTTTAGACCCCGCGGTTCAAGCTCAGCTGCGCCAAGAATGGCGCTTGGATGAGCCTTGGTATATTCAAGGTGCTTCTTATATCGCTTCCGTGGCGCAAGGAGATTTAGGTGTTTCGATGGCGCGCCCCGACCGCCGAGTGAGCGAGATCCTTTTTTTTAGCCTTAAAAACACGCTCACTTTAAATGCCATTGCGTTGCTCATTATTGTCCTGGGGGCGTTGATATTATCTGTTCTTACTATGCGCTATCGCGGGTCATGGTTTGAAGGGGCGACGGATCAAGTGCTTATTGCATTGATTGCGTTGCCAAGCTTATTTTGGGGTCCGCTTCTGATTTATTTTTTTGGATTTTATTTTAATCTTTTGCCCGTGGCCTTGCTTTTGACCCCATGGCATTACATTTTACCGGTGATCACTTTAAGTGCCAGGCCCCTGGCTTCACTGACCCGTCTTTTAAAGAATTCTTTAGAAGAGAACGAGCGCTTTGATTACGTGCGCACAGCGAAGGCCAAAGGTTTAAGTCCGTGGCGCGTCTTAATCCACCATGTATTAAGAAATTCAATGATCCCGTTTTTGAGCTATCTGGGACCGTTATGTGTTTCTATTCTTTCGGGCTCGGTTTTAGTAGAAATGCTTTTTGCCATTCCCGGATTAGGAACCGAGTTCTTGTCCGCGATCAATGATCGAGATTACACATTGATCGCGGGGGCGACATTTTTTTACGGTTTCTTTTTGATCACGATCAATTCGCTTTTAGATCTTTTAGTCAAAGTCATTGATCCCCGATTGCGAGAAAAAGCATGA
- a CDS encoding transglycosylase SLT domain-containing protein produces the protein MKKSALKCIVMSLLLASTAGAQSSKETSKDKNLDSFKNALGQYRAEKYAEAIPLFESMLKDPGSLEEYVRFYLAESYMKTQKIDEAEKELKKVLDLSPNVKMSIEASNLLGQVALEKKNYKLALTHFKKLEKRTRNTEDYPEVIYNLALAEKGMNHHGPKCKSLVKLYERYPNFAKVSDWGVDLAKNEFDGKPTDCQATTEDFRTRVRYLLWAGLDQKAQGEINVLKEKLAKTDKYSADKLQAQFFLQEGEMAKAVALLKPYYENKKRDFDYLILFGSAAARAGEVQLAVGSYYSAYKLSPRSKTGRQALYQSAFLSYQFQDYDGAARRFQEFMKVYPKSGLNRDAQWHLSWLKYLKGDYQGAYKDFAAMSTQKRKNQRGWKSFPQDRVSYWMAMSLFRQGKVEPAKAIMGKLSKDPLLGYYAIAAQARLKKMEEFKATPKLLQTSLPVQPRVISRFSASEFLMPAYAADYTGDESESEDTLILTQYSADDEKGENEEAESEDNPDLKSVEVAEGEDAPSSEAPEVQTSFASPLLAKRFERARTMSQLGEMDWVRWDLYDIERKTSNREYLKTLMSEYSLAENFNRSSYIAQITFGSQRAAQGLEAGKSLWEAAYPKAYSQYVDKYTKSYSVPQELVWGIMRAETQYRRDAISPVGALGLMQVMPFTGHKVATLVGEKDFKVPMLLQPETSVKFGSKYLKRMMDKFDNTIPLVAAGYNAGPHRVKNWLVSFGNLETDEFIEHIPFLETRNYVKRVVSNAYVYSQLYGNKKDLFPYMSDTLPVKMPTELAGKENWDDI, from the coding sequence ATGAAGAAATCAGCACTGAAGTGCATCGTCATGTCTTTGCTTTTAGCGTCCACAGCCGGAGCTCAGAGCAGCAAGGAAACTTCGAAGGATAAGAACTTAGATTCGTTTAAAAACGCTTTAGGGCAGTATCGCGCCGAAAAATATGCGGAAGCGATTCCTCTTTTTGAATCTATGCTTAAAGACCCGGGGTCTCTAGAAGAGTACGTGCGTTTTTATCTAGCTGAGTCATATATGAAGACTCAAAAAATCGATGAAGCCGAAAAAGAGCTAAAAAAGGTTTTAGATCTTTCACCAAATGTGAAGATGTCTATTGAAGCCAGCAACTTGCTGGGTCAAGTGGCTTTAGAAAAGAAGAATTATAAACTGGCATTGACGCATTTCAAAAAATTAGAAAAGCGCACGCGTAATACCGAAGACTATCCCGAGGTGATCTATAATTTGGCTTTAGCTGAAAAAGGGATGAATCACCACGGGCCAAAATGTAAATCTTTAGTAAAGCTTTACGAACGTTATCCGAACTTTGCCAAAGTTTCGGACTGGGGTGTGGACTTAGCTAAAAATGAATTCGACGGAAAGCCTACGGACTGCCAAGCTACGACTGAGGATTTCCGCACGCGTGTTCGTTATCTTCTTTGGGCGGGACTGGATCAAAAAGCCCAAGGGGAGATCAATGTTTTAAAAGAGAAACTAGCTAAAACGGACAAATACTCTGCTGATAAATTGCAGGCGCAGTTCTTCTTACAAGAAGGCGAGATGGCTAAGGCCGTGGCTCTTTTAAAGCCGTACTATGAAAACAAAAAAAGAGATTTTGATTATTTGATTTTGTTTGGTTCCGCCGCCGCACGCGCCGGTGAAGTGCAGTTGGCCGTGGGATCTTATTATTCCGCGTACAAATTAAGCCCGCGTTCAAAAACGGGTCGTCAAGCTTTGTATCAGTCCGCTTTTTTAAGCTATCAGTTCCAAGATTATGATGGGGCCGCTCGCCGTTTCCAAGAGTTCATGAAAGTGTATCCCAAGTCGGGATTAAATCGCGATGCTCAGTGGCACCTATCATGGCTAAAGTATCTTAAAGGTGACTATCAAGGTGCTTATAAAGATTTTGCGGCGATGAGCACGCAAAAAAGAAAAAATCAAAGAGGTTGGAAGTCCTTCCCTCAAGATCGCGTATCTTATTGGATGGCGATGAGCCTTTTCCGCCAAGGCAAAGTTGAGCCGGCCAAAGCCATCATGGGTAAACTTTCAAAAGATCCTTTGTTAGGTTATTACGCTATTGCCGCCCAAGCTCGTCTCAAAAAGATGGAAGAGTTTAAAGCCACTCCCAAACTTTTGCAGACCTCTTTGCCGGTGCAGCCGCGTGTGATCTCAAGATTTTCAGCCAGTGAGTTCTTAATGCCAGCCTATGCCGCGGATTATACCGGTGATGAATCGGAATCTGAAGACACGCTGATTCTGACCCAATATTCTGCCGATGACGAAAAGGGCGAAAATGAAGAAGCTGAATCTGAAGACAATCCTGATTTAAAATCAGTGGAAGTCGCCGAAGGTGAGGACGCTCCTTCTTCTGAAGCCCCGGAAGTGCAAACGTCTTTTGCGAGTCCGTTACTTGCCAAACGTTTTGAGCGCGCCCGCACGATGAGTCAGTTAGGTGAAATGGATTGGGTGCGCTGGGACCTTTATGATATCGAACGCAAAACATCGAATCGTGAATACTTAAAAACTTTGATGTCCGAATACAGCCTGGCGGAAAACTTCAATCGCTCGTCATATATTGCCCAAATTACTTTTGGCAGCCAGCGTGCCGCCCAAGGTTTAGAAGCAGGGAAGTCGCTTTGGGAAGCGGCTTATCCGAAAGCCTATTCTCAGTATGTCGATAAATACACGAAAAGCTATTCGGTTCCTCAAGAACTCGTGTGGGGTATCATGCGTGCGGAAACCCAATACCGTCGCGATGCCATTTCACCCGTGGGTGCTTTGGGTTTGATGCAGGTGATGCCGTTTACGGGTCATAAAGTGGCCACTTTAGTGGGTGAAAAAGATTTTAAAGTTCCGATGTTGTTGCAGCCTGAGACTTCGGTGAAGTTTGGTTCTAAGTACTTAAAGCGTATGATGGATAAGTTTGATAATACGATCCCCCTTGTGGCGGCGGGATACAATGCGGGACCTCATCGCGTGAAAAACTGGTTGGTCAGTTTTGGTAACTTAGAAACAGATGAGTTTATTGAACATATTCCATTCTTAGAAACGCGCAATTACGTCAAGCGCGTGGTTTCAAATGCGTATGTTTATTCTCAACTTTATGGCAATAAAAAAGATCTCTTCCCTTATATGTCTGACACTTTGCCGGTGAAAATGCCGACAGAACTTGCAGGGAAAGAAAATTGGGATGACATTTGA